The Pseudomonadota bacterium DNA segment AACATTACGCTCGACCTGATGGATATTCGTCTTGCCTATTATTTCCCGCTCTTTATTCTTGGAGTTTTCTGCGCACGCTCAGAAACCGTTTTTCAACTGCTTAAAGGCTGGTTTGTCGTGATTGTATCCATCTCTGCCCTGGCTCTGGTAACGTATCTGTTCGGCGTCATCAAAGATCCCTGGTTCAAGCACCTTTATGTTCCGGCCTGCCTGATTTTTTCGTTGCCGCCATTGATCGCTCTGGCTGAAAAATTCACAGTACATGTCAATGCAAAGCTCATCCGAAAATTAAGCTACGTATCATTCGGAATGTATCTCTACCATCGTTTCGTCTTCTGGGTCCTGTTACATATCTACAAACCGGAGACGGATTTAAAACTCGTTGCATATCTTTTTCTGACCGGTTTTCCCCTGCTTTATCTGTTGTCTTTTCAAATCCAGTCCGGTTACGATTCTCTTCTGGAAAAACTGCATCTGATGCCCGAAAACAATCGGTCAAGTACTCAAGGGGGTACCAATGGTTAACACCGTAGTTCTCCCGAGAGCATTTCGAAAACAGGAGTATTACCGTTTCCTGGAACTTGATGGCATTGCCTGCGGGAAATATCACCACTTTAAAGATCACTCGGACCATCAGGTGGTCATCACAACCTGTCTTTTCGTTTTTGTCCTCGGCGGCAAAAAGGTCCTGCATCTAGGAGCTGGAGATCTTGTAATAGATGCCGGGGACGCCTTTTTTGCCCAGAAAGATTCCTACATGTACTCTGAGTTCATCGCTACCGACAGCCGGTTTCAGAGCCTGATGTTCTTTATTGAAGACCGTTTCCTTGATGACTTTCTGAAATCAAACTCACATCTCCTTGAAAAAAAACCAATCCCGCAACCCTCAACGGACGGAATATTCAAAATAGTCATTTCTCCATTGTTCAAGAGTAGCCTGGAGTCAATTTTCCCCTATTTTCTCCATGAAAGCACCCACTCCAAAGAATTGCTGAAGTTGAAATTCACGGAGATCCTGCTGCATTTACTGGAGTCGGACGAAGGCGGCAATTTTCTCTTTTTCCTCAAAAATTTGTTTTCCCAGCGCAAGAAAGACCTGGTGTCCGTTATGGAGAAAAACTTTGCCAAACCGATCACCGTTAACGAATTTGCCCGTCTCTCCGGCCGCAGCCTGACTACTTTTAAAAAAGAGTTCCAGCAACTTTACAAGCAACCTCCCAAACAATGGATCAATCAAAAACGACTCGCCCGTGCCTATTCACTGCTGTCCACTGCCGAGAAAAATGTTACCGAAGTGTGCTTTGAAGTCGGCTTTGAAAACATCTCCTACTTCAGCCAGCTGTTCAAAAACAGGTACAAGATTTCGCCCAAGGAACTGCAAAAAGCCCGGAATTAACAAAAATGCGGCCGCAATTGACAGCCCGATGTCTCCGCCGATGCTAGATTTCCGATACATCTCGTGACAGTTTTACATGTTATCCGGAAAACCAGCTGAAAAGGAGACACGCATGAAAACATTTGTAGCGGTAGCTGTTGCATTTCTGATGACGGGAGTCGGGGCAAGCCGGGCCGCTGATACCTATCGGGGCACGTTTTATGTGGCGGGCATGGGCGGCCATTTTGCCAGGGCGCAGATCGTCATTGACCCGACAACGCCGGAAGCCCCGATTACCTTGCACGCCCTCGACAAAATTGATATCGGCAGCCGACAAACCCACCCCACCCACGACCCGAGAATCGACAACATTGACCGGAACATCATGTTCTGGTCAACCTACCAGCAGGACAAGAGTGATGAATATGCCAATGTCGCGGTGACCCATGTCGGTAAAACGGATCTTCGCACCGGCAAGGTTCTTGTCGACAAACTGGTCGACATCCCTTCTTTTGCCGACCAGAAAGCCTCCTTGTATTGCGCTTCAGCCCAGAGCAGAGAGCATTTTATCCCCATTGCCATGTCAAACAAAGGCTACATCGATATATTCAACAAGTCGGATTTAAAGATGGTACGCAGAATAACCCTGGAAGGTACCGAGGCGGACATCGGCAAACCGTATCGCTATTATCACGGCACAAATTCTCCGGATTACAAACGGCTGCTGGTTACGATCAATGAATCTCGGAGTGATCACGGTGAGACAATCGGTAAAATACATCTTCTTGAGCTTGATCTGGAAAAATTCACTGAAGGCAAGATCAAGGTACTGAACAAAAAAATCGCCACCGGAAACGGACCATTCGTCAGCTTTCGGCAATATTACTCCCCGGACGGCAGTATGATCGCCAATTCCGCAGGCAATGCCCTTCTGCTGATCGATGCAAAGACTCTTGAGATTATCGATCACGAACCAGTCGGGAAACTGAACGACAACCACGATGCGATCTTCACCCCGGACGGAAGATACGTGATCGCCGCCATGCGATCAAAAGCCCTGCTCCCGAATTGTGAAGATCCAAATAATCCCAAGGGCAACGAGTTTATAATGGACGGCCGGTTGCAGCTCTATGATGTGAAAGCAAAAAAATTCATCGGGCAGGCCGTTTCAGTCTGTTCAACCTGTCATCAGAAAGAACAAATCGATGAACACGCCGTTCTTTGTGGACTCGATGCAATATTCAATTGATTTGCCAATAATTACATTTCAGGAAATTTTGGAGAAACTCATGAAAAGACGATTCAGAATCCGGACGAAATCAATGCTCATGATGCTTGCCGCCGCTATCTGTTTCCTGCCGGTCGTCTTGCTTGCCGGCAATTACACTATCGATCACTATGAATTCGGGAAAATTATTGTGAACGGCATAACCTATGAGAAAGATATCGTCATCATGCCCGATGGTACGATCCGGCCCGGCCCGGAAGATATGCACTATGTTCTTTCAAACGAACTGGAAGAGATCATCAACACGCCTGGTATCAGAACCCTGGTGATCGGAACCGGGGACGACGGGAATGGTCGGATGAGAAAAAATCTGATCAAAGATATCAAAGCAAAAGGGATCATCCTTGAGATGATGCTGACCAAAGATGCCGTGAAAATGTTGAACCAAACACCAAAGGACGGGTTGGTGGCAATGCTTCACCTGAACTGTTGAAAGCAGAGGGTGGTGGATAAATAGCCGTCGGGCAATGAAGGAACGGGGCAACTCAGGCGTAAGGTTTCAGGATCGCATAGAGGACATAGAGGATTACCGTCCAGACAATGATCCTCAACAGGATCCGGCCCAGGGGCGTTTTCTTTTTGATCGGCTGGAGGTTCCATGAGGTCTGGTCATGCGACATACAGTCCCGGAAGCCGACCTGGTGTTTTTTTACCTTTTTAAACATGGCTGCATTATAACATTTTTTTTCTGAAGTGAAGACAATTGTTACATTAAAATCTCAACTTTCTGAGTTCGTTTAATCTCCCGATAATAAAGGGATTTTGGCGATTGTATCGTGCCTGTATTCCACAAGAAGGCAGAAGTCAGAAGCCGGGAGAAAAGCTTAAAGCTTAAGTTGAGCAGCTGGTCTGCTCTTCCCGATTAGTTAAGTTAAGCAGCGTGCCTGCTTATACGAAACTTATGCCCCTGGGCGAAAGCGAGCTTGCGAGACATCGAGACTTATGCCCGAAGGGTGAAAAAATCAGTCATTCTGGCTTCTGGCTCCTGGCACCGGGCAGATCGCGGTTGGAATCCCTTCTCTCGGGGCGATCATTGTCCCGACGCCTCTCCCGGAATTCCTGCCGCTTTTCGGGAGACATCTGCCGCCAGCGTTCCTTCAATCTTTCCTTTCGTTCCGGCGACAGCTCCCGGAACCTCTTGCCCGCATCCCTCAATCTGCGCCTCTCCTCTTCAGGAAGCTGCTGAAACCATTCAAATCTCCGGCGGACCTGCTGCCGCTGTTCCGGGCTCATTTCCTTCCACCGCTTCAATCTCTCACCGGCAAGTCTTCTCTCACCGGAATTCATTTTCTTCCAGCGGCGGGCGCCCCGCCGTAATTTATCCTGCTTTTCCGGAGTGAGTTCCTGCCAGCGCTCAGCAAACGGTTTCAAGGTTTTCTGCTCGTCCGGAGTCAATTCCGACCATTGCACAGCACGTCCTTCATCACCAGCAGCCAAAGCAACCGGTCCCCACGAAAGGAAAATCATCAGGACCCACCAGACGGCAATCGAAATGCTAATTCCGTATCTTGTCATTTCCCTGCTCCTGTTCGGGAAGATCCCTTTTTTCAACCTCTTCCGGAGCAAGCCATTCTCCGGCATCCGTTTCCCAATCACCCAGGAACTCCAGAAGTTCCAGGGAGGGAAGGGGCCTGGTACCTTCTTCTGCCGGAAATCCCGGCGAGGCCGGCAGCAAAACCGCAAGTATCATTATAAAAAAGCGTTTCAACCTCACCGCTCTCGATGGACCCATATGGAAAATATTCCCTGCGCTCACGGCGCCCCTTCTTTCTCTGCAGCCAGCCAGGTGTAAAAATCCAGTTCGGCAAAAAAATCCGGCCCCTCTTCGGCAACCAGGATCTCCATATCCTCCAGCGAGGTCAGAGAACTGTAAATACCGGCCGGCGCCTGGTAGAAAACCAGGGTAAAAACATAGAGAATCCCCAGGATCATCAAGACCGTGGCCGGCACCCTGAGCACCCGCCACATTCCGGGAAACCGATAGGAAGACCGGGATTCAACCACCCGGCCCCGCATGGCGCTCAGTTTAAGCAGGATCTCCGGATCGAGTTTTTCTCCCTTTTCCTGCAGAGTCCGCTGCACGTCATCTATAAAGTCGCGCTCTCGGTCTTTGCTCTCTTTCATGGCCGTTGGTCCTCCAGTTCCTGTCTCAGCTTTTTCACGGCCCGGTCACAATGGGCACGCTGCCCAGGGCACAGGCCATGGCCGCCGCCGTCTCATTTATACTCATTCCCTCCCGGATCCGCAGCAGGAAAACCTGTTGCCGGCGGAGGGGCAGTTTGTGCAAAACCTCTTCGAGTGCGCTCTCTGATCTGCAGAACACAAGAGCAAGGAAAAAGGGCTGCATAATGAAAAATATTTATTTGCAAGCTGTGAAATATGCAATACCATTGTGCTGCGACCCGAATAACACCCGCAACGAAAAACAATAAGCCGCTGGCAGGAATCATGCAGAAACAGCACCCTCATATCATTGCCGAAGACACTCCCCCCGCCTCTCCGGAGAGCAGGCCGGAATCCACCGTCACTCATGAAGTCCTCAATCTGGTGGCGGCAAACGACGAATTCAAAGGCAGATGGGAGTCCCTGGGCCAGCTTCTCCCGGTGAGGCTTGTCGCCCTGCAACGGGTGGCGGCCATGGAATCAGCTGCCGCCACCGCACGCCTTGCGGGTTTCCGCTGCACCGACCGGAGGGTCGGAGAGTACCTTGCCGGCAAAAGTGTGAAACA contains these protein-coding regions:
- a CDS encoding AraC family transcriptional regulator — protein: MVNTVVLPRAFRKQEYYRFLELDGIACGKYHHFKDHSDHQVVITTCLFVFVLGGKKVLHLGAGDLVIDAGDAFFAQKDSYMYSEFIATDSRFQSLMFFIEDRFLDDFLKSNSHLLEKKPIPQPSTDGIFKIVISPLFKSSLESIFPYFLHESTHSKELLKLKFTEILLHLLESDEGGNFLFFLKNLFSQRKKDLVSVMEKNFAKPITVNEFARLSGRSLTTFKKEFQQLYKQPPKQWINQKRLARAYSLLSTAEKNVTEVCFEVGFENISYFSQLFKNRYKISPKELQKARN
- a CDS encoding DUF3106 domain-containing protein, whose product is MTRYGISISIAVWWVLMIFLSWGPVALAAGDEGRAVQWSELTPDEQKTLKPFAERWQELTPEKQDKLRRGARRWKKMNSGERRLAGERLKRWKEMSPEQRQQVRRRFEWFQQLPEEERRRLRDAGKRFRELSPERKERLKERWRQMSPEKRQEFRERRRDNDRPERRDSNRDLPGARSQKPE
- a CDS encoding acyltransferase family protein — translated: MGKMFPASAKPMVYRNPSFDLLKVVAMVYVIFGWHLDDYAHDILATTIGRTLAIGALGVFVFVSGFTLTNSAGEVTSFSDVRRFINKRLIRIYPLYFSSLVLFFITSEISGKQFYSGLFLLNTILNIQIKTLWFVTMIFLFYMLLPLIVYRFSVVRILVITSIFLLVCIILNITLDLMDIRLAYYFPLFILGVFCARSETVFQLLKGWFVVIVSISALALVTYLFGVIKDPWFKHLYVPACLIFSLPPLIALAEKFTVHVNAKLIRKLSYVSFGMYLYHRFVFWVLLHIYKPETDLKLVAYLFLTGFPLLYLLSFQIQSGYDSLLEKLHLMPENNRSSTQGGTNG